The window ATCGGACTTTTCAGGCGGAAGCGATTGTAAACCAGTTGTGTCATCATCGGTCCTTTGACACAAAAGCCCCCCGATTGAACTGGATCGTCCGGTTCACCCAGAACATCAATAATGCGCCCATCTTTGACATGAACTTTTAGGCGGCACAGGGAGTTACAGAATTGACAAGCACTATCGATGATTGCATCTGGTTGTAGCGCCCCAGATTTCTGAGTAAAGTCAAATTCTGCACTGGGGGAAGTGGTAGCGGGATAGTACCCATCTTCCTTTGCCTCAGCCTGTCCTTTGAGCAAATCAGCCCCAGTTACGGCAGCAGCACCAATCGCAGCACCTTTCAAAAAGCCCCGACGCGAAACACCCTGACGCGATACTTTCTTTTTATCTTTTGATTTCATGAAATCTCTCGGTAGATTTTCCCTGTTTCAAGTGGAGAATTAACCTCTTATCCCGTTCACATAAGCTGCTGTTAAAGCTTCCTGCGGTGCTTCAAACATCTGCTGAACACATCCATATTCAATCAATCGCCCAACCCCATCTTGAACCCAAAAGAGGGCAGCATAGTCCGCAATTCTACGCGCTTGGGCTAAGTTATGGGTAACAATGAGTTGGGTGTAACGTCCCCGCAAACGGGCAATCAAATCCTCCACTACACCGCTGGAAATCGGATCGAGAGCACTACAAGGTTCATCTAATAACAAGACTTCAGGTTTCAAGACCAAAGCCCTGGCAATACACAATCGCTGTTGCTGTCCGCCGGAGAGGGCGAGGGCAGGGGCATTCAGTCGGTCTTTTACCTCGTCCCACAAGCCCACATCTTCTAGAGTTGATTCTATAATTTGATCGACTTGTTCGCGGTTTTTAATGCCGTGCTCTCGTAGCGGTAATGCCAGATTCTTCCAAATTGATAGGGGGAAGGGGTTGGGCTTTTGGAAGATCATACCGACACGGCGACGGAGTGCGATCGCATCTATCTTGGCATCGAGTACATTCAGTAAACCCATCCGAATGTGTCCCGATACACGGCATCGGGGAATCAAGTCAGTCAGGCGATTGAGGCAGCTTAAAAAACTAGTTTTACCACAGCCAGAAGGCCCAACCAACGCCGTAATGCAACCCTCATGAATCGGTAACGTTACATCTGCGAAGATCGGTTTCTCCCCATAGTGCAAACTTAATTGCTCAGTCTGAATCAAGGGGTGAGGCAAGTCGGAAAATTGGGGAGATTCATGTATGCCATTGGCGTTGCCGTTGGGTATTGTCTCTATGGGTTCAGGTGTATTCAAAGTAGTGTAATCCTCCGATGTAACCAATGCTGAGCCATCCATGCTGCTGTGCCATTAATCAGCAGCAACACAACCAGCAGCACTAAAGCTGATGCATAGGCATTTTTATCCCCTCCAGCAACATTCATCGAAAGATCGAAAATGTGAATGGAAAGGGCACGTCCAGAATCGAGTAGAGACTCCGGCATCCGATCTACGTAGCCACTGGTGAAGATGAGGGCGGCTGTTTCTGCGATCGCACGGCCCATTCCTAGCACCAATCCCACCATAAGTCCCGGAACCGCCGCAGGTAAAAGCAAGTGCCACAACGTCGTCGTGCGCGAAAAGCCTAAAGCCGCTGCTGAGAGCCGATAATGGTTAGGAACAGCACGAAACCCCTCTTCTGTCGCACGAATTAGAATCGGCAGCACCATACACGCCAGCGTTAATCCACCGGACAAAATCGAGAACCCTAGTCCTAGCACGTTGCAGAAGAAGGCATTCCCAAACAACCCAAAGACAATCGACGGCACACCTGCCAGAACATCCAAACTGCGACGTACCAGACGCCCGAAAAAACTTTCCTCCGAGGTGAATTCCGCTAGCAGTACAGCCGTACCTATCCCAATGGGAACGGAAACCGCCATGCAAACACCCAGAATTAGAAGAGTGGAGACAAGAATGGGACCAATACCTCCCCGGCGTCCCGCATTCTCCGGTGCAGCTGTGAGAAACTCCCAGGAAAGTTGTCCCGCACCATGCCAAATAATGTCACTCAGTATCCAGAGGAAGACGGCGGTTACTAAAATAGCGATCGCCCAAACCACAACTGTAGGCAGTAAAGAGTAGACAGTGGCAAGACGACTCTTTTGTCTCCCGATTCCTGACTCTAGGGCGGGCACGGAGGCACCGCCCCTACGACTCCTGACTCCCGTTTCAGTCATAAATTCTCCCCTTGCTGATTCCCTCAGCCGCAACAACCAGTGCCACAATCAGCGCCATCAGCACCAATCCACTGACAAAGAGTGCTGAACGATGATTACCTGTTGCATAAGCCATTTCTAGGGCAATATTGGCGGTGAGTGTCCGCATCGGTTCAAATAGACTCTTAGGAGTTTGCACGACATTGCCGCAAACCATCAAAATTGCCATTGTTTCACCAATAGCGCGACCTGTTTCTAGAATCACCCCCGTGAACAGTCCCGATTTGGCAGCAGGAAAAACAACCCCCCAAATCATTCCCCACCGGGAGAATCCCAGCGCCGACGCACCCCGCAGGTATTCTGGAGGAACCTTGGCGAGGCTGGCATCTGCCATGAGTGCGACTGTAGGCAAAATCATAATCGTGAGGATAGCAATCCCAGCTAAGAGACTGGTTCCCGGCGGTTGGATGCGTCCAATAATCGGCACCAATACGACCAAACCCCAGAATCCGTAAACGACGGAGGGAATTCCCGCCAGTAACTCGATCAGCCGTCGATAGAGTCCGGCAATCGTGGGAGGAGCATAGTAGTGGCAGAAGACAGCAGATAAAATCCCCAATGGTGTCGCTACCAGCACTGAACCCGCCATTGCCAAGAGGGTGCCCCAAAGCATGGGGGTGAGGTTGTAGAGTCCTTCTGCGGGATTCCAGGATGCATCAGTGAAGAAGCGCAATAGTCCGACGTTTTGCAAAACTGGCAGCGCTTCCAACCCTAGAAACACCACAATCAAAATGACGATCGCACCCGCAACAACCGCACATCCCCGCAGCGTCCAGATGAGGATTTGGTCACTTTGATAGGGAGACAAAATTCTGCTCTTTGACAATGTTCTGTACCTTTGGCGATCGTGCGAAATCAACAAATTCCTTCTCCAACCCTTGAGGTTGAGTTTTCATCACCAAGTTGAGGGGACGGGAAATAGGAAACGTCTCGTTTTGCACATTTGCTGTAGTAGCGGCTACTCCATTAACAGGCAGTAGCTTGATAGGAACACCGTTGCTAGAGCCATATTCCGCTGTCCCAATCGACACGTATCCGATCGCGTTGGGATTACCCGCAACTGTCTTAATTCCCTGCTCATTGTCACCAATCACCACTTGAGCTTTGATGTCACTATTCTTGAGCTTGAAGTAGTTCGTAAACAGTTCTAGCGTGGAGCGTCCCTCAGCTTTATTGACTACAGTGATAGGAGCATCCTTGCCTCCTACCTGCTTCCAGTTGCCAATCTTGCCTGTGTAAATATCAACAACTTGGCGATCGCTCAGGGACTGTACTGGATTATCTTTGTGAAGGATGATTGTCACACCATCACGAGCGATCGTAAACGCTTGAAGGTCTTTTTCGTCCTCCTTGAGAGCGCGAGAAACCATACCAATGTTAGCTAGTCCTTTGCGAGCATCCGTAATGCCGCGAGAGGAACCACCACTCTGCACATCCACCCGTACAGCGGAATGTTCAGCCTCAAAGCGCTTGCCAATTTCGGAGGCTAGAGGTGCAACTGTGCTGGAGCCGGTTAATACTAGCTTGCCCTGTAATTTATCACTGGACTGTGTTGATGCTTCTGGGGGCTTAGTACAGGATTGTAACCCCATACAAACCGCCAAACTCATGGAAAGCGATGCCAGTATTCGGAAGTTTTTCATAAGTGATGCACTGAAATTATCCTGTCGGAATTAATCAAAGGAGAGGAGGCAGCAACCAAGGTCAATTGTCCTACCAGGGAATGAGGGCGCAATACTCCCATCTCCTCGTAGCCGGAGCTTTAGGGGGGAAGGGGTTGGGGGAGAGGTATCCCTTGCAGTATTTGAGACGAGTGGTGTCTGGCAGAACCTTCAGCTTGCGGACACAAAACGACTGGGGTAACTCGTTTTTCTGGTTTATGGCTCACTGCCTGCCTGGATTGAACCGTGATTGATATGAAATTATATTCATATTTTAATTAAAAAAACGCAACCTAACGTTGAGGAACTCTCCCCGTTTAGGACGCAAAAAATAGCTAATTGACAAGTCTATTGAGAATGGACTTTTGAGCCACCCTTCTCAGGAATTCATTCCCTGGCAACTGAGTCACTTATCAAAAATCTGTATTGGTAGGGATGCCTGCCAACGCAGATGTCGTAAAAGTGACAGACGTGCAGCTCAAACCAACCGCCGATGGTCTAGAGGTGATTTTAGAGACGGCTTCACGAGCATCACCCCAACCTAAAACCTCCAGCGAGAACCAGACCTTGTTGATTGACTTGAGCAATGCTCAGTTGAACTTACGAGGCGGTGGGGAGTTTCACTCCGAAAACCCAGTTGAGGGCATCACTTTCTGTAACAGTAACTTCCCTGTCTGCTAACAGCATCCGCATTTTCTTAACCCCTACCAAAGAACCGTTTAAAGGGATTTGAGGCAACTTGCCCAAACCTTCCAGGCAGATTTCGTTGAGCCGCTTGAACCGGGTCTGGATCTGTGAAAATTTGGGCGGCGCGATCGCGAAGCATCCCGTTAGGGTTATCGCGAAGTTGAGAGCTGTGATCCTGAGAAGTGGAAACAAGCCTTGCGCCTTGTTCACCTTCATCCATTTGGGCATCAGCTAGAGCGGTCTGATAGGCTTGATTTAAGGAAGGGAGGCTAGCTGCGATCGTAGGCAGTTCCACAATTCGAGCTTCCAGATTCTGACCAATAGCATGAAGCTGTTGTTGCAGTCCCGATGGCAAAGATTCATCCTGACGACCAAGGGCGGTCATAAAAGCCACAAGAATTTTTTCGTTTTGAGAGTTTAAAGAAGTCATGATTTAAAAAATTTTGCCAATACAAAAATACTGAAAGTCTATTTACTTAATAGTAGGAAAATTTGTGAGCTTTGAACTCAGAGAGTGACAGAAATCTAACTTTGGGCAGAGCCGTTATTTCCCGCTTCTAGTGGTAAGCCAATACTGTTTTGCGTATTTCCTCACTCAATCAGTAGTGCTATTGGTTCAGAATGACAAACTGATTTTTAATGGTGTAGCCTGCTGCTTCATTAACAGTAAGCACATCATGACCTGCGGTTTGAAGCAAATTGACGAGATATTTTGCCTGAGAATCTACCCTTCGGGAAGCCACCTACGGTGTCTACGTCAAGGAGCAGTCGTAGTCCCGACATGAAGGTACTCCAACCTATGCTGGTGTTTGAATTCTAGTATGAGCGATCAGCTTCGCTGGTGTTCTTATGTGATCGCATCACGTACCATAGGCTAGTCATTTGGCTTATAACCCATTAAGTCATGCCTCAGCGAGACGCGATTCATAACATCATCAAGCAAGCTCTCATCAAGGAGGGTTGGGAAATCACGGACGATCCCTATGTCATATCGTATGGTGAGCGATTTCTCTTTATCGACTTGGCAGCAAGGTTAGATGCGCTCAATGGTATTGCAGGACGCTTTATCGGTGCTAGACGCGGTAGCAGTCGAATTGCCGTTGAAATTAAGGAGTTTCGAGGCAACTCGGCAATTGCTGATTTGGAGCAAGCGATTGGTCAATATGTTCTTTATCGATTACTCCTCGAACAGGTTGATCGAGAGCGTGAGTTGTATCTCGCTGTTGCAGACACAACCTTTGACGGGATTTTCAGCGAACCGATTGGTGATTTGGTGATGCGTGAGTTACCAATGAAATTGCTTATTGTAGATGTAGAGGCGGTAGAGGTGAAGCGATGGATACCAGCACGAGAGAGCGGGACATTGTAAAGCAGGTGATTCAACGATACGCCCAGTTCAAACCTTCTCATGGCCATATTCGACTCGACACGGTATTTGACGACACGCAAAACCGCTATGCACTAATGCAAGTGGGTTGGGATAGAGGACGACGGGTTAGGGGAAATTTGATTTATGTGACTTTGAGTGAGGGTAAGGTTTGGGTGGAATATGACGGGATGGAACAGGGAATTACTAAAGATCTAATTGCCGCAGGTATCCCTCCAGAGCGAATTGTTCTTGCATTTCTCCCTGAAGAGCAAACTGCTGCAACTGCCTAAACTCAAATTATGATGAGCTAGCGATCGCACCTGTACATATATACAGTCAAAACCCACCTACACGAACGAGCGCTCTGTTCGTTCATTCTTACATTCAAGTAGCAGATAAAAGCTATCATACCATCTAATATAAACAAAAAGGTAATGGCACCTTATCAAACACGAATAGGGCTTCCAGCAATGCACCAATTCATAACAACTTGTCCAATCTTTTCCCAATCAGAATGCATGGATTTATCAACTATTTTTGCAATCTCATGAGGATTTTTATGTTTAAGATATTCAACGGTATTGCTGAGCGTATTTTCTCCAAATCCCAGTGATATTTTACATTTACATTCTCCACTATTATTACTGCATTGCCAGTTAGCTTGACACCAATCATCTATAGAACTTGATATATTGGGAATTAAAGAAGTTTTTACTTCCCAAAAAGATTTAATTTTAGGATTACTTGCATTAATAATTTCCTTCATCCGAGTTCCTTTTTTTATATCTAAAAAACGCCTAATCTCGAATGCCGTACTACTAATATTTTCAAAGATTTTTAAAACTTTGAGTCTTTCCTGGTTTCTTGAACACAGTTCAGATAAAATTGAGTTAGGTATTAAGTTTTCAATTTCACGGCAATCAAGAATAAAAGTTTGCGTATTTATACAATTTGAATCGCTCTGAGTTTGGATGAGAGATGCTGTGGAGCCAAAGTTTCCATCAGGAGCAATTTTATCGCTATCTACAATACAAAGACAAAAACGTTTTTTTAATTCTTGAATATTAATATATTCAAGAGAAATTGTATTGCCGCCACCTCCTCTACCTTCGCATACTATTTTGATATTAATGTTGTTCCATACAAGATAAATTTTTGCTATGGTTTCGTATAGAATAGTATCATGAATATTTTCACACAGAAGTATGGTTTTCTGTACTAACTCTGAATCATTAAAAAAACGTGGAGCAACTTTAATAATTTGCTTACCTGAATTAGACACCACTTCTGGTTCATAACAAGAATTAACAAGTTCAATATATCTGGTTACCGCAGAAAGGTAAGATTCTAATTGTGTAGATTCTAATTGTGTAGATTGGTTAAATAACTTGTTGTAAGTATTCCTGGCAAATTGAGATAAACGACGGCATTGAGCAATCTTTTTGAAAATTTCTCTCTTAGCCATTACTAAAGGCTTACCTTCCCGACGAGCAGATGCAAGATTTTCTAAAGCCAAAACAGTTTCATCGTCCCAACTATTTTCATCTCCATTATCTACTACAGAGCTATTGATAAAAATCAGCATTTATACAAGTTCCATCTCGAAAAAACCTAGCGGCCAGTTTAAAAGATACCCATCTGAATTGAATTGAGAGTTTCTTATTGTTACTCCTCCTAGTTTATCGGATGGTTCAAATAAAACAATGTTGATTTCATCAGGAGATATTTTACCTTCAGAAACTAATTGTCCTAGGCGATTTACCAATATTTCACTATGGGTTTCAATCATTACCTGAATCCGTTGACTTCCCTGCTCTGCAATGGCATAGGCGAGAATTTGGGTATTTTGCACATCTACCACCCAATACTCAGCCACACCCAACTCTTCATACAGTGCCCGTTTAGTTCCTATATCATCCAGCAACGACGTTTTAGCAACCTCAATAACTAAATTTGGTGCTGGATTCTGATCAAGATTAACAATCCCCGTACTTGATGGGATAGCCTGAACGCGATCTGCGCTTCGCAGCAGCGCTTCGTTATCGCCAACGTAATAAGACACATCCGGCTGACATTCCCTAACACCTGGTTTACGAAGAGTAGTGGTGTCTAAACCTCTTAACGGAATACCTTTAATTGCTGCAAACAAATTAACTGCCAGAATAATTACAACATGATCTTGTCCATGATCAAAACTAACTGGCAACATCTCAATCCTCATGTGACCCTTGTAGTAGTAGCCCTTTGCCTTCTCATAAATTGGGTCTTCAATCGTGCGGACATACTCCTCTCATGAGGCTGTTAACCATATATCTGTGCGGGGTCTGGTTTGTAACTCACTCATGGTCTATATCGGTTGGTAGTTTGGCTTGTAGTTGGCTCATAACCACCCTTTTAGCTACCGCTCACCCACATCTTAACGTAGGGGCGATCGCCCTTGGCGCTACGCTGCGCGTAATCGCACACTCTGAATGTGGAGGATGAACAGTGAGACTGATAGCGAAGCGCTGCCGCCAAAGGCAGATCGCACCCATACCTACATACAGCCAAAACCAACTTACGCGATCGCTCCCTCAAAATAAATTCTAAAGGGTTCAGCGAGAATCCCTAATATTTGATTCAGCTGAGTAATGAAATATTCAGTCAAATCGATTTTGACAACCCGATCTTCTAACCTTATAAATTTCCAGTTAGTCCCTGTTGAAACTGCACCATACACCACTTGCTGTTCCAGCCCCTTACGAGCATTAAATATTTGAGCAGCAACCATTTGAGCTACACATTGTCCTAACCCAATGCGGATATCATTATCTTTCGCTTCAACCAAAGTTAAGACAGGCGCAGTCACTAGCGATTGATTGCTTGATGCACTTAAGATAAAATCACAGGCTCCCGTTAAACCTTTTGATTCATCAACATTAAACGTATTACCCGAAAAATAACCGATTTTATTCTGAAATATACGTCTTACTTCCAATAAAATCGGAGTAATAATTAATTCAGATCGAGCTTTTTCTGTACTAATGCTTGCCGCTAAATCTAACGTTTCATCCAGCATTTCCTTAAGCCGTTGAGAAGGTTCAATGGGTGTCACCTGGCTAAAGAAATGAGGAATATCCTCGACTGTTAAATCGAGGGTAGAAACGGCTTGGTCAATCGTTTTGAAATCACTGTATGACATATTCTCAGAGTCAGCAGCACTTACAACGCTACCATAACCATTCTGCCAAACCGACATCTTGCACCATGCCCTCAGAATGGAAAATGAAGCTCTGCTCACAAGAATTAAACCAGTAATTTTATAAATTGAAGACGCCAAATTGAGAGTCGATTACGATCGCCTCCGATACCAGCTTGAGCGATTGCCTCTGCCACTAGCGAAGCCGATCGCTCTTACTATCTTTGAGCAGCGATCGCCAGTTTAGCGCCCTTAACTCGACGCAAACGATCCATCACACTCACCACCCGACCATGATCGACTTTTTCATCTGCATTGACAATCACCAGTGATTCAGAATTCGTCTCTACCAAAGAGCGTACCGAGTCTTCAAGAGCCTCCAACTGAATCGGTTTACGGTTGAGAGCCAACACTCCATCTGGCTGAATCGTCACCGTAATTTTGGTACTCGGCTGAGATTTTGCAGTTGAGGCACTGGGTAAATTCACGGGTAACCCTTCCGAACGGGTTAAATACAGTGTTGAAATAATGAAAAATGCCAGTATCGAGAAAATCACATCAATCATCGGCACAATGTTGATTTCTCCTGGCCTGTCTACCTCATCGGGAAGCCGCATAGACATCTCTCCCTTGTTCGTATTGACGACGATAAAGCAGTTCTAACTGACCACCGTACTCCTGAATTAACGCTAGCTGTCGCTGATAAAAAGAACGGAACATATTGGCGAAAAACAGGGTGAAGATTGCCACAACCAACCCCATCACCGTTGAGACGAGAGCCTCACTAATTCCTCCAGTAACTCCCGTCGTGCGGCTACCCCCAACATCACCAATCTTCAAGGAAGAAAAAGCCGTCATCAAGCCCAAAATCGTGCCTAAAAGACCCAATAATGGCGAAATTCCAACAATCGTATCAAAAACGCTGTTAAAACGCTTTAATGTTGGCAGTTCAGCTTGTGCCGCACTTTCTAAGGCAATGCGAAATTCCTCAGGATTGGGGCGGTCTAGTTCTAAGGCTTCCAAGAAAATCTTGGCAATGGGCAAGTCAGCATTCTGCTGTAGGTAGTTAATCGCATTTCTTGGGTTCTGTTGGTACATCTTCAGCGCATCTCTGACAACTCGACGCTGCCGACGATTCACCCGAAACCAAAACAGCAATCGCTCAGCAATCAGGGCAACAGACGCCAGGGAAAAGACCAAAAGCGGCCAAGCGACGATTCCACCCGCCTTAAAAAAATTAACAATTGACATAAATTCTCAGAAATGGTATGTCATAAAACCGAGTCAGCGTTGGCGCATCTCTCAACAAGAAAAAGCTGATAAATACTTTCAATAGAAATATTGCTAATAGTTCTCATTGTCAAGTATTTCGCTGAAAAAAGCCTCGTATCTGGCGAGTGGGAAGACGTTTTGTTCTCAAAAAAGACGCCTGAAACCACTGTTATATAAAGATTTCGCCCAATTTTTCTTGTAGAACCCAACCGACCTGGATTCAAATTTCTTACTTGACATAGGTAGCTAAGTCGTTTTACTTTGTGATGCTTAAATAAAAATAGTTGCAATAAACCATATTTTCTTGAGAAGTCCCTGAAAGTTTCAGCCTAGTAGAGCGTCAAGGTAGATTTGAGGGGTAATTTAATAAAACTTCTGTCCCCCTTGTCCTCTACCAACCCTTCAATTCAAGGTTGACAGACTACTAGTACAGCGCGGCGGAAATAACCCACCAGTTCCAAAAGATTAAAAAGCTTGCTGTACAAGCAATATCCCTTCTGCCTCCTGCCTCCTGCCTCCTGCCTTCTTGCACTAGGGCGCTAGGAATGAACTTTGACAGCGTGTCTTTTGACGTAGATGACAGCCTCAATCAAACTATCTGTAACTTTTTCGAGCCAGCGCTAACTGTATTCCCTGAGCGTTTGCCTCAAAAGCCAAATTGGGTGGTATGCGTCATTTTCGTTAAAAAAGCATGAAATTGCATCTTCTTGCGCCTAGCCTTTTCCTACTTAGCTGGACTATTGCTCCAATCGCTAGGGCACAGACAAATTCCCTGACAACAACCGATATTATCCAGACAGATACAATTGCCAACGCTCAGCCTGAGCC of the Allocoleopsis franciscana PCC 7113 genome contains:
- a CDS encoding ExbD/TolR family protein, with translation MRLPDEVDRPGEINIVPMIDVIFSILAFFIISTLYLTRSEGLPVNLPSASTAKSQPSTKITVTIQPDGVLALNRKPIQLEALEDSVRSLVETNSESLVIVNADEKVDHGRVVSVMDRLRRVKGAKLAIAAQR
- a CDS encoding phosphate ABC transporter substrate-binding protein — protein: MKNFRILASLSMSLAVCMGLQSCTKPPEASTQSSDKLQGKLVLTGSSTVAPLASEIGKRFEAEHSAVRVDVQSGGSSRGITDARKGLANIGMVSRALKEDEKDLQAFTIARDGVTIILHKDNPVQSLSDRQVVDIYTGKIGNWKQVGGKDAPITVVNKAEGRSTLELFTNYFKLKNSDIKAQVVIGDNEQGIKTVAGNPNAIGYVSIGTAEYGSSNGVPIKLLPVNGVAATTANVQNETFPISRPLNLVMKTQPQGLEKEFVDFARSPKVQNIVKEQNFVSLSK
- a CDS encoding phosphate ABC transporter ATP-binding protein, with the protein product MDGSALVTSEDYTTLNTPEPIETIPNGNANGIHESPQFSDLPHPLIQTEQLSLHYGEKPIFADVTLPIHEGCITALVGPSGCGKTSFLSCLNRLTDLIPRCRVSGHIRMGLLNVLDAKIDAIALRRRVGMIFQKPNPFPLSIWKNLALPLREHGIKNREQVDQIIESTLEDVGLWDEVKDRLNAPALALSGGQQQRLCIARALVLKPEVLLLDEPCSALDPISSGVVEDLIARLRGRYTQLIVTHNLAQARRIADYAALFWVQDGVGRLIEYGCVQQMFEAPQEALTAAYVNGIRG
- the pstC gene encoding phosphate ABC transporter permease subunit PstC, whose amino-acid sequence is MSPYQSDQILIWTLRGCAVVAGAIVILIVVFLGLEALPVLQNVGLLRFFTDASWNPAEGLYNLTPMLWGTLLAMAGSVLVATPLGILSAVFCHYYAPPTIAGLYRRLIELLAGIPSVVYGFWGLVVLVPIIGRIQPPGTSLLAGIAILTIMILPTVALMADASLAKVPPEYLRGASALGFSRWGMIWGVVFPAAKSGLFTGVILETGRAIGETMAILMVCGNVVQTPKSLFEPMRTLTANIALEMAYATGNHRSALFVSGLVLMALIVALVVAAEGISKGRIYD
- a CDS encoding AMIN domain-containing protein gives rise to the protein MPANADVVKVTDVQLKPTADGLEVILETASRASPQPKTSSENQTLLIDLSNAQLNLRGGGEFHSENPVEGITFCNSNFPVC
- a CDS encoding XisH family protein yields the protein MPQRDAIHNIIKQALIKEGWEITDDPYVISYGERFLFIDLAARLDALNGIAGRFIGARRGSSRIAVEIKEFRGNSAIADLEQAIGQYVLYRLLLEQVDRERELYLAVADTTFDGIFSEPIGDLVMRELPMKLLIVDVEAVEVKRWIPARESGTL
- the pstA gene encoding phosphate ABC transporter permease PstA; the protein is MTETGVRSRRGGASVPALESGIGRQKSRLATVYSLLPTVVVWAIAILVTAVFLWILSDIIWHGAGQLSWEFLTAAPENAGRRGGIGPILVSTLLILGVCMAVSVPIGIGTAVLLAEFTSEESFFGRLVRRSLDVLAGVPSIVFGLFGNAFFCNVLGLGFSILSGGLTLACMVLPILIRATEEGFRAVPNHYRLSAAALGFSRTTTLWHLLLPAAVPGLMVGLVLGMGRAIAETAALIFTSGYVDRMPESLLDSGRALSIHIFDLSMNVAGGDKNAYASALVLLVVLLLINGTAAWMAQHWLHRRITLL
- a CDS encoding Uma2 family endonuclease: MEDPIYEKAKGYYYKGHMRIEMLPVSFDHGQDHVVIILAVNLFAAIKGIPLRGLDTTTLRKPGVRECQPDVSYYVGDNEALLRSADRVQAIPSSTGIVNLDQNPAPNLVIEVAKTSLLDDIGTKRALYEELGVAEYWVVDVQNTQILAYAIAEQGSQRIQVMIETHSEILVNRLGQLVSEGKISPDEINIVLFEPSDKLGGVTIRNSQFNSDGYLLNWPLGFFEMELV
- a CDS encoding MotA/TolQ/ExbB proton channel family protein; this encodes MSIVNFFKAGGIVAWPLLVFSLASVALIAERLLFWFRVNRRQRRVVRDALKMYQQNPRNAINYLQQNADLPIAKIFLEALELDRPNPEEFRIALESAAQAELPTLKRFNSVFDTIVGISPLLGLLGTILGLMTAFSSLKIGDVGGSRTTGVTGGISEALVSTVMGLVVAIFTLFFANMFRSFYQRQLALIQEYGGQLELLYRRQYEQGRDVYAASR
- a CDS encoding XisI protein — encoded protein: MDTSTRERDIVKQVIQRYAQFKPSHGHIRLDTVFDDTQNRYALMQVGWDRGRRVRGNLIYVTLSEGKVWVEYDGMEQGITKDLIAAGIPPERIVLAFLPEEQTAATA